CAGCCGAACGATGGACCTCAGCACCTACCTACATCAATATCATACCGCCAGTACCTCCACCACTTCCAGTTCCAGAGACACCTAGGAAACGGCGATCCAGCCCTGGCCGACTCGATTTGAATACAATCGAGAGGATTAAGTCAGAATTGCAAGAGACGGTACAGTGttcctattttattataaatattacacattgtgcttttagttttatatttttgttatcagTACATTGCATAAATCTTGTTAATAGTAATATGTTGCttacaatgaattttaaaattttccaggaAAAGAAAATGCGCGGAGAGGATACGTGACCAGTCAGTCTATGGTTAAATTTCAACTGCCATGGATAATGTACTTTTCTGTAATGCCATacatagatatataaaatataatagaattaataaaatttgaaatcaaaattaatatatcacGGTGACAGACAGCTGCAATAATAAAGGACTTATAGAAAAACATTATAGATTAGTAAGttgattatttgtaaaaatgagttatttgtcatttatgtCTTCACTGCAAAGCATGCACACGTGTAACTATTTTTATCGAGTAAACGTAAACAAGTTAGTCATTAAGCTACTTAGCAGCAGGTTCTTAAATGCCTCTATACTAAATATATGCATGGAAATTAAAATGGAAACATGTGGAAGATTTTACagattaagtttatttataaagtttgacTCATTATAGGCTCAGCTTTGCAATTCTAAAATAACATACTGTACAAGTttctatataatgtaatttttagttgCAGTTTCCTCATTTCAACATAAAAAacgaaaatacaattattttaaatggattgAACACTAGATATAACACACAATATCCAGATGTGCACAAAAACATATCgaagttgtttttaattaatttaaaaggttaaaatccTTAGTTGGTATTCATTAGgctttaaatttatcattaaatacaaatattgcatgttttaaaatattttttaaacttataaattttgtgtatttataaaatgtgattaaatttttcattaaaataaaaataatttaaactactttatgtgtgaacaattattatattgagttttagtttaatttcaggATTGTTACAGTAGTAATTTCTCTATTACCATGtacattttttgtattcaaagaaTGCAGAGGCTGATAAAATTGTTGCAATGGTgtgaagagttgattcaatgtaaatgttgggtttagctccatttcaccttccatttatagcagcgtctgaaatctggcaCTAAATAAACTTAACTActgaaatctggagtccacgtccgtatAAACAGATAAAAAACCTGCGAGGAAGACGCTCTGAATCGTTTTGACATCACAGGCACCTAGACTACAAAGGAGGTTTGTCTAGTTTACCTAGCAGCTCGTAGTATAAACTAGATGACTAGGTGTTCTCATTGTTTCGTCAGGTGAAGAATTGTGCAAAGAGTCCGTTTAGTACGTATTCGCGACTGGcgtttttatatattcaaaaagccatggactccagattccagaagtcaagtgcGTGAGTGCCAGATTTAAGAAGTTGCACTAAAAAGAAGTTGgacccaggagggttcacttcgggatggtttataccttccagtcgAACCcacactggacacagcaaaaaccgatgtgtcacttaaatctggacaaccttatggatttccaacagcggcacatcactaatcgcaaatgtcgagattctggggtgtaaGGGCAATTcgatatgtctagtctactgtgggagatgactgttggagttggtgggtttcgttccctaagagtcaaaggttcttgctagcctagacataatgGTGTGCCGCCCCaagcctgctttgactgaagaggctggtttAGAGGTGGCATCCCCTTTTTCTGAGGGGACTAGACTTGAGTTTAGTGACCTAAATTCGGGAGGAGGgtccctacccccaaccttacctatccagaatatcctgtcactcggGGACCAgagcaaaggtccttataggaccagctgcaatttttaagcttcttgtcctaagagaacaaacagAAGGTGAAATAGAACTAAACGCAACTTTCGcacgtaataaaacattaaaataatattatagatattttaacgACTTAATGTTCTAATTAGTAGTAGTAACTAATATCCACAATGTGATGCTTGATCCAAATAAGAAAGTTTCATAAACAAGGATGTTACCACAATATCAAATTCTTGAATGATATACTCGTACATGTGGAATATTTCAGGAAAGAAGAAACTTGAGTTCTTCTATGGCCTTGCGATAACCTGGATATGAAaccatttgaaaattaaatggcaatatttaaaactacttcaAAAACAAACGTACATAAAATCAGCAATTAATTTAAACACTCATTTACCCTACAAGTGCTGTtataaggattaaaataaaaaaaaaccattcgtGAAAACTTTGTTACAGGCATATTGTCTGAAAGACAAAATACTCGACAAGAATAGGTAGGGATTCCATACGTTCCATATCTAGTCGATACaaccaatttatttgtattttcatgttattttgtgGAATCGAAATTCATCTTACCAGAAGAAATACATAGACACCAAACTAGAGAGACATACATTATTATGTGGTTTcagtatagttttataattaaactattatcaAACAATTGAGTTTAAGTGGTGGTATGATTGTTAGAGAACGCCAAAGGTAGTTTCGTTGCACGCTAAGTATTCGAATCTTTATGATCTATACCAGATACTATGATTTGTACAAATTAAGCCGATATTCATCTAGTTCCCGTTTTTTCTTACGAATAAGTTAGTTCAATCGTTGTTTGACACTGGGATGTCTATATATGTGCCCAGAGCCGTAGCTAAGGGATGGCAGGGAGAGTCGTTTGCCCCGGGCGGCAAAATTGTAGGGGCGGCAAAATTATAGAAGGTTAAGTCGTAGCATTGCAACTACTGTTTAAGCATTTAGTTAGTCAACGCGCGAATCGCTTTACTGTCGGGTCAAAAATACAGGTACCCGTGTTtgaatattaatcacaaaataactAGCGGAACTACAATTTCGGagtaaaaccaattatttacgaATAATAAATTCCAGTTATGCCAGAAACGGTGTTCGGTAGTTACCAaccaaattacaaaattaaaaatttcataacgCGGAAACTTGAGATTCCCCAATTAAGACCAAATTTGCATACACGATAGGTACAAATTTACTGTTTCAGTATGTAATTTTACACGTATATTAAAacgtttgttattaaattacgaTTTTAACTTTGACTCTTGACCGAGTGGTTCAAAAGAGTCTACTTTGATCACGTTAAATTGAGCTATTAAAGTTATTATCCTgggcttgtaattttgtaaagcgCTATTTCAAACGTTTTTAGCACAGAGTtaaaggttttgttaatttacctcAGCCGGCGCCTGTTCATTTTGAAGGTACAAACCGCCAGACTGCCGCAGCAACACCGCCCTGGGCAATAAAAATTAGACAACAAAAATCCCTTTTAAAGTTCACTGATTCTCTATCCTGTCAAGATAAGTTTCAAACGTTATGTTCATGTCTTCAAATTCATACAAATTGTTGCTAGTAAATGTaagtgtaaaatatcaaaatgttattttttgaagaaactttaaatattttatacctatttagagttaaagaataaaatttaacaaaataataattctgaTTTAAATCTTTGTGTTCCTTGAATTTTGTATccttaattacacattttaaatttgacttaacattcaaatttttttctttacaagaaGCTGAAAAACCTCTCATTATAATTAGTCGTAACAGGATGTTTACGTTTGCTTACGCAGTGACAGGATATTCGGGATATGTAAAAGGAGGCCAGTTCTGTATCAGACTTTACAGCCAAAACGGGCAAAGCTAGCACCCCGTTATCTCTAGTTTCAGCTTATGACTGTATTTAacacagtcatctcccgcagtgaCTAGACCTATTGATATACCTTTGCACCCCAATATCTAGATATTTACGGTTAAttatgtgctgctcctggacatttAGGACAGAATTGTCCTTATTTAATTGGTATGTTttactgtgcccagtgtgggttaaATCGAAACGTATagaccaaccagaagtgaacccccCTGGAGACATGTACGTTGATATAttgtaaacgttttatttaaaaaagtgatttGATGGCGCAGCGTTAGTGAAGcctcactcgaggggctggaaaatatgTATTTCTCTTTATTCATCTGTATATCTGCCCGCACGATGTCTTGAAAAATAACTGACATGtactcttgaaattttacatgaaaactcATTTTACTATTAGCAACACTGGGTCCGattatggtgtatgtcactccatgagatgtggctgagcattagcaattatttttacattggtcgtatgggtaaccatgatggcaacgagaaaatagcagaataaatacatttgcaaacaactgtgtacaataatttgagattttagtAAGTGGCATTTATATTCATAGagtgaaactaaaatataatagactgTAATAACAAAAATCGGTAACAGAGTTTCACTTCaccgcactcttgcgttgtagtaccctcacGAGTTCAcccaaacttttattatttgaacactgctgtAAAATCTATCATAGACCCACTAGTAAAAAATGTGAATccatcatgtggcaagatatctcgttAAAGATTTTATCTctagactttaaaatttgaaattccacttcatttctacatagacaagaatggattctatgatagtgcatgtccaaccataggatttggctgagcgtcattgaagcctatctctcagtaggctgacacaatatTCTCTTTTCTCTGAAGGGAGGATAAACAAATTTACTGTATGACTTTATGTCTATCAGTTCATAGGACATATAAAGACTTATTGAgctatatagattttaaaatcatgtatgcGGCGTTAGCGAAGCATGTTATGTGAAGCGTGGGGtgacgtactcttaccttgtaattatacagttttagCGATATGAACACCGGTTTTAATGCATTGAAAGatgtaagttttatatttgagTGGTTCTCAAACAGTGTCGTAGCGGGAGGATATCGGGATAACGaaagaaattcaaattaaaaaaaaaaacattttacaataaaaactcaaCAGGCCGTTTGACCACTTTCCGTTTGTTTTCATCTTTCtaatcttgtaaataataatgaatctttaaatgtatttcaaagcGCTAATCTCGAAAACGACTGAGCCAATTCGGGTAATtccttttttacaatattcgttgGAGTCCGATAAAGGTTTTTACGGAGAGAAAATCGGAAAAGATTTCTGGAATACTTCagaatttggaataataatattataaaatttacgaaaaacaataaaacattaactaacaGTAAACACCTTTAGCTGAAGCTTAACAAACagacagaaacatttgtttacacttaaattaTAGAACATACTAACTACActgtgcttgatcagtagtattaTGCAGATTGGAAAGGCatagttactatctaatttttattacagatttctCCTGTGACcacaataaaatatctaatgtatagaaaatactatttaatcgTTATTATAAATACcacattaatgaacaaagctgtgaatatttacacataaattaCTCCAACTGGTTGGTTCCTTTGACTTGGTATATGATATTTTACTGTGATTTCAGGAAAAACAGAGGGATGGATACAAATATGCCTCAACGACTCATTCTTTTCTAGACTTCTCGCAAAGcttattataaacgattatttagaaattttaaatgaacatagttgaaacaaatgtatattatatccCTTATACCGGAAGAAGAACGCAAGCAAAAAAGTAGTCttttgtatgcatatattttcttgctcggggtaaaaaatcaaaatcaaatatacTACCAGAAATATTGTAGACCGGAAATAGACGTTTTTCACGTAAGTTATCTTCCGAAACCTACatgtgtaagtaaatattttcttaatcggtGCAACAACGTAGGGAAGGTGAAAAAATAGTTCACAAAAAAGGTTACAATATCAGGAAGGTGATCAGAATTAGGTCCACTTATAAGGTATTGACATATCGGAGCAGTGGAATTTTTATGAGGCGAGATGTTGAGCATatgttaatgaaattattttgtctAAGGTTGGCTCGGATGGAGCAATAATAGATACATTAATTGCACGAAGGAGCGAACTCCACTTAGGTTGTTGGTTATGCTGCCCACAAAACGGTATTTAAAATTAAGACCACATAGAATAATAGTTGCGGTATAAccatgaaataaattcaaaagattTTGCTTATAAAAACGTCGATTTGGTGACGTGTATGCAGAATTAATGTCAACGTTATGACCATTTTCTACATTAAGCTACATTCAAACAGcttcaattgaaaaaaaaacttcggtaaaaatatactataataactaattttgattttacaaaagtCATCTTAGATGCACAAGGAAAATTTGTGTCTCTTCTGTACATAGAGTTAGCCTGGGATattaaactgtttgttttatatgaaataagttTCAGTGACACAAGCAATATCTTTAGACCTACTATGCCGGACGATAAAAgattcaaaaattttttctttaatctCATATTATCCAAATTTCAATCAAGGGATTAAATTTAGAATGATTGAAAGATTAGATTGAACTATCTTGGAACAATGGCTTCATAACGCTactcaatattttctttattgtcgGCATAAGTGCCCGGACTAGATGAAGGACGAGATCTTCAATGTTCGAaaagagtaaataatatttttattattttttagtgttacaGGTTCGTCGGCAGTCCTGGGGAGAGGTCCTTTTTGTGTTACCGCTTGAGCGTAATATCTCGAAGTATTGGAAATCATGCGAGGATGATAGTGTTGTTCTCGAACACTGAGTGATGTCCCATCGTACTTGGTTCAGCATTATCATTTGCACTAGCTGGACATTTGACAGAGTTCGTACGAGAGAgggttttatttaaagtattttctttcatattataCAACATTTGCTGCCTCTGTAGTTGTCAATATGGATCTAGCCAAATGTAACACGCCTAGGGGTGTTGGTCTTTTTGTTGGAACACTTCGAGTAATGATGGTGTCCTGCGTATTTGACACACATGGAGTTTAATTAGCAAAAGATTTTTGTGTGCCCAAAGCGCTGACATCGGGTACACAAATATATatctaaagtaaaaaaacttCTTTACGATTCAACACTTATAACAGTTTAGCACAACCCGATCACTATGTGTCACTATCTTTCTCACTGTTTTCGAAGGAAACAGAGCGTAGTGGGATGGACATTTCATCTTTATTTCATAGACTAACTACCTGTTTTACTAGGAGTCCAGGAGATACTAATTCAGATTGAATGTCTTCGTCAGAGAGGGAGCAATGACGTCCCTAATAATactaaatcaagtttttaaatctCATCTCGTTTAGGAAGTGTCATACTATACTTAACATTCGAGTCATTATAAAAACCAGTTAGACTTCTATTCATATATAGTTCAAAGATactttttaagaactttttatttaagtAGAAAAATCGTGCTTAATTATTGTTTGCAtggttattaaaactatttttaatgattCTTCACATCATGTAGGAATATAGATGAACATTTTTCTTCTTTGTATGGGTATCAAGATAAGTTTATCAAAGTGCAGAACGCATTTCTTAGGTTGAAGATTGGTACTTGAACTCGTCGATTTTCTTTTAATTAGAGTGACAAACTCTTCGCCTTTTCTCTTAGAATCATTCTTGTTTAACGGTGAAGTACCAGCAGTTATCACTGTATGAATGATGATGGTTTGACACATTTTATACAGCGATTACAAATACAAAAGGTGATTCAAGATTTTAGTACTTAAAAAGAGTATCAAAGTATAGCAAGCACATGCAAAAAAGAAACCCCAttactaattaatgttttaaacaaaattgttttttattttaaatatgttcaaataGAGGAGAAtactaagtaaatattatatacagatacGACATAAACAGTTAAAATCGAGTTAAATGGAACTATTGTTAACACTAACGTAATTAATTCAAGAACTTAAAAGGCAATTCCACGATAGCAGATCGGTGGACTCTAAACATATGTTTAGAGTTATCAAGTAGATTTACCGCAAGGTGGTTTGGGTGATCTTCTAATCTTGGAAGATAATTGTAACTGAATttgataatttcttattttactgtTCGGCTGTCCATATCTTGATGTAACGTTGTATTTGATGCATACCAAGGAGTTTTTGCAATGTTTCTAACCAATTTTGATTGATACCGTTGAAGTATCTCCagaattaattactattatttaaaatacgtatttaaatcagataaaatatttaactaacttgCCGTATAATTGACTAGCTAATTCCCTCTTTATACTAAATAGGCCTATAGCGTTGCTTAATTACTTTGATCCCttgtaagataataaaataaaaacaacacggTAAGATATTCCAGCTGAAAGTCAGCTGATAAGTCAATGTAGCAActtaattttactgtataatatgGGATTTTATAGCTATTGCTGGTTAAAGTATAAACATCTCATCAAATATTGCAGTTGGAGGCAAATtgcaaataaaagaaacattttgaaactttattaacTATTCATTTGAGTTTGGCCGTATATCTATTGACGTCAATGGAGTAGGCGTGGCTTATAGAGTGCGTGCGTGATGGTGAGCAGACGGATGAAGAATTGGCATTTGCCTGGCACTTCGGTTATAGTTGGTGTTAGTCGAATGGCTCGAAATATATGGACGTAGATATCGCgtacaagttattttaatattaaatcgaaTTGTGTGTAACACTcttaaatattcacaataatggCCGAAACCACTCAAGCACTCTTCATAACAGCAAACGTCGGATCTATATTTGAAGAAGTAAGTTACCGGAGTTTTGTCCTGATTAGATGTAACCTGCAATCTtacataaatcaaatatattttatattttaaattttttgaacttCAATAAGCGTAATTTTTTGTTAGATTTATGTCTAACTCACACGTGTATTATCAGTATTACCTGAATATATACTTTCATTTTAATGGTACAGTTGTATTGGTTTGTTGATGTttggattttgtaaataaaaacattccaaaGTGGATTCACTAAACGCTAAtattgaatttcataaaaaaagatgtttagtgttgtttctataaatgtgaagtaaaatttacaattttaaattcaataacaatactcaaacatttataatttttaaaagcctTATCATAATTTTATCTAGATTTGCCAAggtctaatattaataaaaaaagttatcattACTTGACACTGTAATACCCAACTCTTGTTatcaatttcaaaacattttttacaactttggaatataaaaattcaacataacctgtattaattataaaagttttgtatattttttatataccaaaGTATTGTAACATCATTATCACgaataacagttttcaaaatcatcAAAGAATATAATGATACCACCAAGAAAATCCTAGTCTAAGTAATTGATTCTTATATTgttgtgttatataattttgtagcAGGACAGTATTATATTTACTGAACTAACGTTACCAACCCATCCTCAATTTAGTAACTAGGCTAGGTTTAGCTCTGGTAGAAACtatcacagaatatttttaaagttttatgttaagGAAGTGACTTTTGAGGTACAAATCTTAAAAACTGTCATAATTTAGCTATTTGGTATATATACTTTAtagatgtttatatataaatatctatagcCTAAAGATAACAAATATCATtttgggtagagtacgataaacAGATCCggtttttatatagattattatagCCTAATTATTGATACttaattaatatacatgtatCAAAAACAGGACTATTAATCAATATCAACAAATCTGTAatcataataatagtttaatatgcacagtgaaaatattataaataataaaggaaccataatgatcaaacaaataattaatacaagttgTGGAGTTCTATGTTTCCTTCTGAGTAGCAACGATTAACCCTTCAAGAAGTGGTTGAAAGCATCTTCTCCAGAAAACAATACATCTCTTCTGTGCAAGTACTCatctgcaagcaggtcggctcgtatgccactttttaaacttagtTTCATATCCCTCCACGAGCTTTCTAAACAGTTGTCAATATAGTTGACAGTAAAATCTACAAAACCACATTCACTCAATCCAAAATTTGCTTTCCACATGTCTGTGACCATGGTTATCCACTTAATGAGATTTTTGGCACTACACCAACACATAGAAGTCAAGAAAAACACGTTTTATAATCTTTGAAAACAATTTCATAAAGTTTTCTTAAGTTGACTGCCATTTTGAATTCAACAAAGTcacttattaaaatgtaaaatattatttttattatctgacAAAATGTTTACAGTTGATACAGAGGgtataagttaattatttttctaattaattgaTCAGTGTCggttggttatatcgatggttataatttagtaatattgtttgtcaatattGATATGtcaaaccgggtctgcttatcatactctaccctttatttctattaaatttaaagggtagactttaataagcggctaCACTCGTTATTATCGAACTATTTGATATACTATCCAAATtcgatattatatattaattgtatgaaacaagaattatagtatattaacaacaagaataatacaataacacaaattatacactaacaatataatataatacaataacaagagtaataacataaatttatcaataacattacAAAGTAACAaatccaactatggcctagacctaCACATCAGAAatacgttacaatatttatagattgtgCGGATAGCAGTGAGCAACCCCTTTTGTGAAAGCAGTAGCCAAACCCACAAATATCTAGAGATTTATCACacaatttcctcatattcattgttattttcaaattctcaacaGATTAGTAATTCTTGCTGTATATAGCTTAGAAGACAAATGACTGTAAGTAATAAGTAGGaatcatatgttttgttaattaaaattgtaatatagaaTTATTCAATTGgataaaacaatcaaaacattcaataaaaacaacagaATAAAGTGTGCAGGCcgtttattaaagtctacccaacTTGAGTTGAGTTCTGATAGAGCTACAGTATATAagtatactagctgtttcccgcggcttcgcacgcgtctcttaagctttgcccgtatatttctttgccttcaaatagtgtttggatattttaatatacctaactactgtgttgtaattgcagtttataatgtgcaggcgctttgataacttttatatcttgcagtacagcctggtggttagttacatcaatgggcattgcgtataaaccttctacatagaaaaatacaaattttcatagtgatcggtccaatagtttctgagtctataaaggacaaacacacaaacattcatttttatatattatgattgcagaaacagtttaaacaaaatttgtcgtttctcttaagcttactctatgctttaaaactataagtgtaaagaaatttatatataaatatattttttgtcgcattatatatgtttacaaagaacagctgattaaaaatttgaaaagactctttcacttaataacatatgtttgctgcaatgcatttcttacgggtatttctgtaaccagtggggcggaatcctgaatcgggaaagggataaaaagtatcctataaccttctacagatcaagacgaacaaatttaaaaaaaaaaattaggcgaatccgtccagccgtttgtgagtgatgctgttacacacgaacagtttcatttttatattatagatataaccaatgttgattggtttattttatagagcactttttataaactttattttgatgCCCTTTATCTATGGCTATTAGCTTGAAATAAAAGCTACATAGCTTACAATTGCTTTAAACCAAATGTTTAGGATAACCTATattcaaatctataaataaaattccaagaaaatcttatttttatggattttattttaatataatttcatatatttcaaaCGACTTCTACATTTTTTTGAGTTGAACTAATcatgtttttcaaaaaactcCTGAAAGAATTCAGAGGTTTACTCAATAAGTACtcttttagtttatttctgaaacCCTTGGCATTGTATTGACTTAAATTCACTtggtaaataatgtaaacattttataaagacgttaatacatttaatacatttaatagaaTGTAAACATTCTATTAAATGTATGacgttttcttttaatataactcCAAATTATGATTTCATTAgatatattaaaacttgtaatataattatgttttccctgaattaaaatatgattactaAAGCCTGTAACAACTTATTGCTTCAAAAATATACAGATTGTAGACTGTAAGAATTTGTAATTCTCTAAAAAGAAActgaatgatttttatttacatttcaatgaTCCTAATggc
The Homalodisca vitripennis isolate AUS2020 chromosome 4, UT_GWSS_2.1, whole genome shotgun sequence DNA segment above includes these coding regions:
- the LOC124361441 gene encoding uncharacterized protein LOC124361441 isoform X1, which gives rise to MAEAEHCWKRTRRYFASFGNCIKCSCFKKSRNNVQFQDIGDRDSVIRLPVSRRADLVAGMVPAERWTSAPTYINIIPPVPPPLPVPETPRKRRSSPGRLDLNTIERIKSELQETEKKMRGEDT
- the LOC124361441 gene encoding uncharacterized protein LOC124361441 isoform X2, with the translated sequence MEVADIESDSVIRLPVSRRADLVAGMVPAERWTSAPTYINIIPPVPPPLPVPETPRKRRSSPGRLDLNTIERIKSELQETEKKMRGEDT